The Lewinellaceae bacterium genome has a segment encoding these proteins:
- a CDS encoding M28 family peptidase has product MALSSQPSDSLSIDYMKKVVGFLASDEMQGRATGSEQEVLAADFIAQEFHKIPHCQVRHQYFRIELDSLRLKSQNVIGFVNNHAKKTIVISAHYDHLGLGGSRSLSKKTDEVHNGADDNASGVALMLDMARILAQKKARYNFLFVAYSGHEIGLFGSKYFAGHLKKKYKPIAFTMNFDMVGRLDNSGALYYDCSPDLLTSFSGAQAEKVRLVKSTFDRVGILDTKWFLERNISVVTFTTGRHIDYHKTTDDIEYLNFEGLLSVEKVMLNWLNSFQ; this is encoded by the coding sequence ACTATCCAGTCAGCCGTCGGATTCACTTAGCATTGATTATATGAAAAAGGTGGTGGGATTTCTCGCATCCGATGAAATGCAGGGCAGAGCCACGGGGTCTGAACAGGAAGTGCTGGCCGCCGATTTCATCGCACAGGAATTCCACAAAATTCCGCATTGCCAGGTCAGGCATCAATATTTCAGGATTGAGCTGGATTCCCTGCGTTTAAAGTCACAGAATGTTATAGGATTTGTGAATAACCACGCAAAAAAGACCATTGTCATTTCGGCCCACTATGATCACCTGGGGCTGGGAGGATCACGTTCCCTGAGTAAAAAGACCGATGAAGTGCACAATGGAGCGGACGACAATGCTTCCGGTGTGGCTTTAATGTTGGACATGGCGAGAATACTTGCCCAAAAAAAGGCTCGGTATAATTTTCTTTTTGTAGCCTATTCCGGGCATGAGATAGGATTATTTGGGTCTAAATATTTCGCAGGTCATTTAAAAAAGAAGTACAAACCCATCGCCTTTACGATGAATTTTGATATGGTGGGTCGCCTGGATAATAGTGGCGCCTTGTATTACGATTGTTCTCCGGATTTATTGACTTCATTTTCCGGAGCGCAAGCAGAAAAGGTCAGGCTGGTGAAAAGCACTTTTGACCGCGTCGGTATCCTGGATACAAAGTGGTTCCTGGAACGCAATATATCTGTGGTAACCTTTACCACTGGCCGGCACATCGATTACCATAAAACGACGGATGACATAGAATACCTCAATTTTGAAGGATTATTGTCTGTTGAAAAAGTAATGCTGAACTGGCTGAATTCCTTTCAGTAA